In Pongo pygmaeus isolate AG05252 chromosome 19, NHGRI_mPonPyg2-v2.0_pri, whole genome shotgun sequence, the genomic stretch TTCTCTTCATAAAGTAATTATGTGGCCCTGGGCAAGATACTCAgctttctgtgtctcagtttacTACCCTATAAAATATGGatagtaatattaaatattaaaatatggatAATAATCCATGATTCAGTGAAAAAATGTGTGTTAGCATCTCCTTTAAGAATCCTTTAATTACTTAATCCTTTAAGCAGGCCTTTCTTACTCTTGGCTAAGATACTATGCTTTGTTCCATTTTAAGGCCTGTGTTTGTTGCTCTTGGCTTAGAATGCCCATCTTCTACTTTGCTGTTTATTCAAGTTATTCTACCTCAACTCCAGACTCTGACTTAAATGCCATCTCCTTCATGAGACTTCTCACCATTAGTCTCTAGTTCACGGctgtctctttcttctcatttcctaTGTTGAACAACTTGGtgttttataatttgttataatATTCTGGCCTCTTTATTAGTGTTTCCAATGCGATATGACATTTAAGTTCCTTTAGAGAAGGGAGGGTGCCTCTGCTCTTGCTGCACCCAGTACTCATTGTTCTCTGAATGTTTTCGTATTGCCTCAGTGCCTTTCCCCACtttctttgcctttatttttttctctaaactcttGGCCTGTATGTTTTGGCAATAGTGcaagttaaaaatttaaataaaggcTGGTTGAAGACAActaatttaattttgctttaaaggaAATTATGATACTTTTTGATGTAAGAATGTGTAAGAATGATAAGAAAAccaagattctgcacagcaattttaaaataccttaaaGTATATAAAGATATATTCCTTAGAATGGaaatacactatatatattaagaaaacattttggcCCTCACTCTTTCCTCTTCATTAaaggtcactttttttttgtcttggatCTGTTGAGATTATCTTGATACTAGTAATCTGCTAAAATCTGTCTGtagttttattctaaaatttgaattttttttatgcatcacatcaaattaaaaaccttctgcacagcaaaggaaacaatcaacaaagtaaagagacagcccacagaatgagagaaaatatttgcaaactatccatctgacggaggattaataaccagaatatataaggagctcaaacaactcaataggaaagaaaatctaataatcggtttaaaaaaaaatgggcaaaagatctgaatagacatacaaatcccaaaagaagacatacaggctaggcatggtggctcgcacctctaatcccagcacttaaggagacTGGgatgggaggactacttgagcctaggaattcaagaccagcctggataacgtagggagaccccatctctacaaaaaataaaaataaattagctgggtgtgatggcatgtgtctgtagtcccagctacttgggaggctgaggtgagccatgttcatgccactgcactccagcctgggcaacaaagtgacctcaaaaaaaaaaaaaaagaagaaaacatataatggcaaacaggtatataaaaagggGCTCAACATCATTGAGCATCAGAGAAAGGACTCAAAACTGTGCAATAAGAATGTGATTCTCACTGCAGTTGAATtaataatgtaaattattacagtCACAGTAATTTGTTGTACAACTCACCCcacttaaaatggcttttatccaaaagagaggcaataatgaatgctagtgaggatgtggaggaagggGAACCTCCTCATACACTGTTcttggtaatgtaaattagtacagccactatggagaacagtatggaggttcctcagaaagctaataatagaactactgtatgatccagcagtcccactgctagatatatacccaaaatcatggaaatcagtatatcagtgAGATATCtgcaccctctttttttttttttttttttttttgcaatgctattcacaatagccaagatgtgaaaacaacctaagtgtccatcaacagacaggttgataaagaaaacatggtacatatgctcaatggagtactattcagccataaaaaagaatgagatcctgttattgCAACAACTTGActggacctggaggacattatgttaagtgagataaaccaggcatagaaagataaacttctcatgttctcactcatttgtgggagctaaaaatgagaacaattgaactcagagagatggagagtagaataatggttaccagaggctgggaagggtagtgtggggtgagggggctgggaagtgcggatggttaatgggtacaaaaatataattagatagaacaaataaaatctagtatttgatagcacaacagggtgattatagtcaataattgattgtacattttaaattaaaagaatattattgGAATATttgaacacaaagaaatgataaatgcttgaggtgatgggtatTTACCTGggtgtgattattatgcattgttgCCTGTATTGAAATATCTCTTGTTCCCTCTGAATAATACAGTTACCGTGGAcccataaaaagttaaaaattttgaattttttttatattaggAGAATTGACAATTCTAGTTGGGTTTCTGGCTAGCTAGCCTATCAGTATGTTGTAATTTAaggattaaatataatataactTAGCTTTTAAATTTCATTAGTATGTCATGGATTTCTTTTCAGGTAAATTAATTTCATTCTGTAAAAGACAATTGCTCACTATCAGTTAGCTGCATTAGTGGGATAATTAAttaacatataacataaaatagaaacataataTCCGTTTTAGTTTTCATAAAAAATAGTGAAGCCGAAAGTACCAAACAATTCTCTACAgacccattttaaaatattgaaactgAACATTGTCCAAAATTCAGTGGCTGTTTTCTCCCCCTCATAAATCTAAGAAAATTCCTTTAGGTGCAGTTGTGGTTGCTTGTCCAATTGGTCATTTCAAGGATGGCTGGATATGAGAGAAAATAGCATTATAATTGGGTATAACTTCATAATTTTTACTTAGAGAGTCTGGACAGATCTAAATAGAGGAGAGAAAGTTTTGGATTAGAAATGATGCATAACAGAGGTTAACGTTTACAGTGAAAGCAGTAATCCCCCACTCTAGTGATTTTAAGTCAGTATATGTAACATGcttaaatttaaaggaaaaagtcTTAAGGAATCAAattaatttcctaattttaaaagtttttaaaaaatacttgaccTTATGGACTCATACAACTAGTCAATTTCATAATAAATGGACTTCTGTCtttgaatcactttttttttgataAGGGAGTTGTAAGAATGGTAGAGGAATAGATTTAAATAGTTATTTACATGTAACACACAATAGTAgcagagaaaataattatttaaatgtaacaCACAATAGTAACAGAGAAAATGTACCATAACCATTCTGTGGCTTCTTTCACAAGGCTGACGATTGATAATGTCCAAAGAACTTTTGATTTCTTGTATTAAACCCATTAAACAAATATGCAAATAACATTTGCAAAGTCAGTTCTAAGATAGAGTTTATAGAGCTTGATGAGACTTTTTTATGTTCCAAGGCCTGTTCTAAATTTTACTTGCATTTTTGTCTCATCAAATCCTGTTGGCAACTTTATgagggaaattttattttattttatttattttgagacggagttttgttcttgttgcccaggctggagtgcagagatgctatcttggctcaccacaacctcaccctcccaggttcaagcgattctcctgcctcagcctcctgagtagctgggatcacaggcatgcgccaccatgcctggctaattttgtatttttagtagagacgaggtttcttcatgttggtcaggctggtctcgaactcctgacctgaggtgatctacccgcctcagccttccaaagtgctgggattacagacgtgagccaccacccttggccagaaattttattttaactaaaattagttggccaggcgcaatgactcacgcctgtagttccatcgctttgggaggccaaagcaggaggatcgcatgagcccaggagtttgagaccagcccgggcaacatggcaaaatgccgtctctacaaaaaacacacacacacacacacacacacacacacacacacacacacacacacacacacacacacacacacacacacacacgggcaacatggcaaaatgccgtctctacaaaacacacacacacacacacacacacacacacacacacacacacacagcctggtgtgatggcacatgcctgtgggcccagctactcgagagggtgaggtgagaggatcacctgagcttaaaaggtcaaggctgtagtgagctgtgattgcaccactgcactccagcctgggtgacagagcgagaccctgtttcccACAAacccctcaaaaaagaaaagaaattagttaAAATTTAGCATGCCCAAAACTATTCAATAAAGGGACTTTGGTGGGATTTGAACACAGACCTATCTtcagagctttttaaaaacacaatgattaactgttttttctttttttaaacacacTGTTACTGGCTTAAACAATGAGTAACTCCTAAAACTCTTTTGAAATGagctaaaattgtatttttcagtcaTGTGACTTGGAAAATTAACAAGAACGTAAgggattttagtttctttttcagaCTAGACAAGCCTTCCTTATCATACTTCTGTGATGAAAAAAAATAGactaatttgaaaagaaaaagagctaaTGAGGCAAGATGTCCTACCCTGGAAGAGATCAGACTTGTAGGCCTTGTCTGTTCCCAGGCGAGACTCTGCACTAACTTCTTGAGGGTCCGTCTGGCATGGGTTTATGGAGGTTCCTAACTCTTTGGCAGACCAGTCGTTAAAATAACAAATCACAGCAATTAGCCACCATGTATAATTGAAGCATTAATCCTTTTATAATGCTGGCTTTTTCAGATGGAGCTAACACCCATTATGGAGATTAACCACTTTTCATCAGGTTTTTAACTTAAGTCTTGAGGAATACAACGGTGAACACAAGGTGTGTATGTGAATTAATTTAGTAGTAAACTATGACATGGAGGAGTTCTGTTGCTTTGAAAGTTTCCAACTTATATACATTCAAAAGCTATTAAACTTTTTGGTGTCTCtccaaatattttccatattGATAATTTTGGTTGAAATGTAGAGCTAGTTAGAATTTTCTAGTCTAACGCTTAGATATAAATGAGTGCATATTTGCAGAGCTATAAGatgttgcattatttttatttctggcatCTGGAATATAAATGCTAAATTTGGTCTAGTTAGAATTTcctgcttccctctctcccctgcttccttccttccatctcaaAACTGTCCAAGGATGAAGACCCCACAAGCTATATTGGGGTAACATATTGTAACAGTAGTTACTTTCAGTTTCTGTCAAACTGGATTAAAAAGAAGACAagtattacatgttctcactcatatgtgggagctaaaaaagttgatctcatcgAGATAAAGAGTAGTATAATGGTTACCAGAGAGGTTAGGAGGATagtagggaggtgggggagagaaAGTAGGGGATAAAGAGGGGTTGGTTGATGGGTACAAACTTACaattagaaggaataagatctagcatTCAGTAGCAcaatagagtgactatagttgACAGAAAttcactatatattttaaataactagaGTGAAAttagaatgttcccaacacaaagaaataagtgtttgagatgatgaatatccccgttatcctgatttgatcattacacattgtatgcttgtatcaaaatatcacatgtaccccatatatatgtgtaactactatgtatccataaaattttgaaaaaatttaaaagaggaaaggaatggaaaataaaagtaaaaagatgattCATCAAAAATTACAATGTAGAAGAATAGTGCAGAATGGCATAAACTAGTACCACATAGAACTTAATTTGTAATTGTGAAGAAACCATGTAAGTATATTTACTCCTGGTATTGTGTCTTTTTCTTATCCTAATTTACTGTTCCTCTatagtttaaaattaaagaattgcttttaaattttacagGGCAAACTAATTATACTGTGGAGACACAAAATGTTTTGAGACATCTGTGACCAGACATGTCACGTGTGAATATACCATTGGATTTCAAAACAGcacgtaatttttttttgttttttccttttacaacagattcattttattttcatcaccATGGGACGTATGCTGTTGTTGAGTTCTCTGGGTCAGACCTCTGAAGACTTCTCAGATGGATCCTAGGTCTCTGGGCTTGCCCTGAAATTACTCGCTGCTCAGGGAGAGAGCTGAAGTGGTTGGCATCCTCCCACTCTGTTGCTCCGGCTGTGTCTCCTCTGTTGCTCCGACTGCAGCTCATTCTGTTAGAGTTCCTCATTCAGCTGGTCACTGTGGCCAGAGGGTGTTGGCCTGCTCCCTTCCTCAAGTCTTCTTAAAGCCATGGATTTTTGTGGAGCATTTTTCTTCCTGGCTCTCCCTTGAGTTGTTTTCCTTTCTTGGCTATCTTGGGACTCTTCTTTGTGCTTCCAGACATCGGTTGAGAGAAGGACTTCTTCTTCCTTGTCTCCTTGGTGTTGGCTGGTGGTTGCTCTTCAACAACTGGACTGGAGGCTCTTGGTTTTCTCTTCATCTTCAACAAGTCAATCTCTCTCAAGGGTCTCAGGTTGCAGCATTCTTACCAGAGGCCATTGGGCCTGGAGTTCCAGTTCCAGTGTCTGGAGAGTCCACCTCAGCTCAGCAATCTCATGCCGGTTGGCAATTGTCAGCAGAAGCCAATGCCTGCCCATCAGTTCTTTACTCTGAGGTGTTagagtggaataaaaatataaatacttataCTAGTTTTCATGACTTCTGCTTAATAttgggtatttttttgttttgttttgttttggcggTGATAGGCTTACCTTACATTAAACCAGGCCTTAGCCTTTCTGTGGCTTTGTTGTGGCAGAGCCTCATATTACTCTCTAGTCTGGTTCAGCAGGACAGTCGGGTCCACACCTGGGGCCGTTTGTTTTCTACGTTTACCTCAACATAAGGTACCTTATCATTGTCAGCCTTCATCTCCtgatccaaaataaaataaaatgccacagGTTACTTGATTTTGCATCTGGAATAtgattatttaaagaaattaaaaatttaaaactgaaaatgtagagtttagaaatcttttttaagatttcaaaaaaatttcTAGGAGACAACAAAATAGTGTTactagatttagcaaataaaatgcagaatgccaattaaatttgaatttcaaataaacattgAATACTTTTTTTGGTATAACTATattccatgcaatatttgggacatatcTGTTATATTATTCATTGTTTACctgaaattataatttaaactagagttctgtattttatctggcaaccctattataaaaatgtttaggaTCAATATaaaggaataatatttttaatttttacaaaatattttaatgtaagtaatttatttgattttcactGTCATCCTGAGAGGTAAGTTTTGCCTTACAGTCTATGTTACTTTACCTGCGTTTTATGAAAAGTCTGTCTCTTATAATGATAGCCACCACCACCATATCTTGTCAAGTATTGACATACTGAAACTTTAAATTCATTTTGTGTAGTTCCCGCCTCTTCATGATTGTTTCTGATGTAATTCAGCTTCTCCATCTGGCTTTCCATTTGCAACTCTAGGTTAGTCTTGTTCAAAGTCAACTCATCTAAGACACTGTGCAGGCCCTTGCTATCAGCCTCAACACACTGATAAAGGACAACTTTACTCTGGTATCTGAACAGAGCCcaattagaagaatcaatacaGCTTAGATGGAGGTCTCCTTATACAGTGGTAATAAAACATCCCACATAGTGGAGCTTAAAGAGCACAGCACTGGGGTGTGATGACATGGGTTCAAATTGCACCTCTGCCACGTTCAGCTGtcaccttgggcaaattacttctctgaaccttagttttctcatcattAAAGTGGGAAtattggttttttttgtgtgtgtggtttttttttttttttttttgagacctagtcttgctctgtcacccaggctggagtacagtggcgtgatcttggttcagtgtaatctccgcctcccaggttcaagcgattctcccactcagcctcccaagtagctgggattacaagtgtgcatcaccatgcctgactaattttttgtatttttagtagagacagtgtttcatgttggccaggctggtctcaaactcctgaccccaagtgatccacctgcctcagcctcccaaagtgctgggattacaggcgtgagccaccgtgcctggctaaaatGGGAATATTATGAGAATTGAGTTAATGTACAAAAGTGCTTAGCGAAGCATCAGTGTTCAGTAAATGGTAGGAATAACATTATTAAAGCCATGGAAGAGTGACAATCTCCCCTCTgctctttgactaggaaaggaagCAAGCTTCTTTTCATGTACAGGGCAATGCACCTTTGTTTTACAAGGACTGTGTCtccctagttaaaaaaaaattaaagtacagTACGGGAGACCTCCTGCAGTTCTATAAAAACCAAGTCTCTGACCTATGGATTGGAGGGTCATACACCATACATGAGATTTCAAATCGCTAGCCTGGGAGTTTTCACATTGCTAGCCTATGACCACTATTGTAATTTAAACATAAAAGAGATTGTTTTATGTTGAGATGTTTAATAATATGAAATAATGATATTGTAAATTTTGTAGTAACTGTTTAAAGTGGTGAATcggggaggttttttttttttttttttttcagttctttgcaTGGTTTTTGACTTACTTGAGCTTGAAGTCATCCACAGTGAGCCTGGCATTGTGGATCTAATGCGGAATGTTGGCATTTTCCAAAGTAACATTTGTTACCTTCAAGGGAGGAAAAGGAACCATATAATTCAACAAAATATGTTGGGTGCCATTAGGTCCAGATTATATACTTCATGAATTTCGACAATTATAAGTTTGTCAATCATAATTGTATTGTACTAgtcatggcggctcatgcctgtagtcccagcactttgagaagctgaggctggaggatcacctgagtccaggagttcgagatcagcttgaacaacatagtgagaccccatctctatagaaaaaaatttagctgggaagggtggcacatgtctgtagtccctacttgggaggctgacatgggaggattgctcaagcctgggagggtgaggctgctaTGATCGTGTCACTACACACacatcagccagggcaacatagcaagaccctgtctcaaaaaagttatatttgtataaatataaatcagataaacgtaaatttaaatttttctgggaCTATTACAGAACTTTTcagctaaatatattttttagagctTCTGAAATACAGGATAAATGTTTCTCTTTCAAATGAATGTTGAGccatttcatattaatttttatgcACATTAGACACTTTTCTCGACATTAGATGCATTAATTAATCAGATACAATATATGTTGGCCAGGAGAAAGGGTTGTATTTTCTGTTTAAGACAACTGAGTTTTAAGGTACTTGATAGTGTTGTAATGTTTGCTATAGTCTCGAGGTTGaccatccatttttttcccccaaattctcatgccatctttttattttgagtgcAAGGTCAGCACTGGCATTTTTCAGGCAATGTAACTTGTCAAGGTAGTAGGCCTGGCATTTGTTTAAATTCTGTGTGGTTTTCCTCTCATTACTTGAAAGAAGGCCACCACCATCAGAGTCACCAGAATTTCACAGGCCCCTATTTGGTCCAGCACTCATGCTACTCCACCCTGTGCCAGGACCCAACCTACCCTCAATACCATAAAAGCCACCAGAAGGCCCACTACCACGGCCCTCTGCTCTGTTGAGCCCCCTACAATGACATAGTTTCCCCCTGAGCCTTGACAGACTCACAGCCTCTTTCAGTGCTGCCGTGCTGCCAAAACCCAGAGGAACAAGCCACTGTGTGGAGATGTAGCAGAGATCTAAGGTTAAAGTATAGCCCCAAAGTCGGTGCATTGTGGGGACCATTATGGAGCCTatt encodes the following:
- the LOC129017595 gene encoding uncharacterized protein KRT10-AS1, translating into NYSLLRERAEVVGILPLCCSGCVSSVAPTAAHSVRVPHSAGHCGQRVLACSLPQVFLKPWIFVEHFSSWLSLELFSFLGYLGTLLCASRHRLREGLLLPCLLGVGWWLLFNNWTGGSWFSLHLQQVNLSQGSQVAAFLPEAIGPGVPVPVSGESTSAQQSHAGWQLSAEANACPSVLYSEVLEWNKNINTYTSFHDFCLILGIFLFCFVLAVIGLPYIKPGLSLSVALLWQSLILLSSLVQQDSRVHTWGRLFSTFTST